Proteins encoded together in one Astatotilapia calliptera chromosome 7, fAstCal1.2, whole genome shotgun sequence window:
- the LOC113025133 gene encoding uncharacterized protein LOC113025133 yields MTLSAMTKLKLQFCPSMMLTRRPTGSDSVHWKSGLMRTLRSCMLDLKICTGNGFSQKVWIREHNPSSAAKAAELAEVFVAARRKGQPWTCNANKMPKEGPKSAQMYHQRPLSAEKTPVGENQFAGRPLKNSKKIVCYLCGLEGHTKPMCPKTSAKMVQMCFMPRSHAEHGLQCDQTVKMIKIEANGTTLRALLDSGSSRTLIHRDFVPPNIVRVSDTIPICCVHGDEKMYSTADMYIKVNGQTYLLNVGVVDNLPYSAILGRDFPVLFDLLESDQNHQCNVAVTRAQAQKSSETSEVFSALPFFDEEWEVALVKPRKSRRQRRQEKFQHTIVHPEMHTDPDLPLGLQIPGNIIELQKTDPSLASCFQRAIDKDQVEEAGINKSDYVLQNGILYHQMGSLLKLVVPQEVRETVLNLGHSIPWSGHLGKHKTTARIKQHFFWPGLHRDVAYFCKSCPQCQMTSSKVPSKAPLQPLPIIGTPFERLGMDIVGPVEKSKSGNRYMLVITDYATKYPEVFPLKSIKAKSVAFCLVQLFARVGFPQEILTDQGSNFMSNLLKQVYKLLGIRSLRTTPYHPQTDGLTERFNQTLKQMLRKVVDKNGADWDQWLPYLLFAYREVPQASTGFSPFELLYGYEVQGPLALLRNIWEGGKEKMDSVNIVSYVVQMRERLQKMSELAQSNMTKIQQKQKFWYDRAARQRSFSPGQKVLVLLPTDNNKLLAKWQGPFEVQKKLGSTTYQVFIPGKPRSSRVLHINLLKEWAQRPEKTAEVMLIRGVPEEEEVGEQYLPSADVVDFDLSHLPDDKQLQVRAACNSEVLQVNPGRTDIVEHDIVIKEGVAVKRLSYRIPERLLISLKKEIDLMLSLGIIEPSKSEWCNPVVLVPKKDESMRFCIDFRYLNSISLFDSYPTPRIDDLLERLGKAKYLTTLDLCKGYWQVPLTERSKKLTAFRTPWGLFQFTVMPFGLHGAPATFQRLMDQVLCGFSDFASAYLDDIVIYSTTWEEHLEHLHAVFDRLGTAGLTVNPSKCVFASAETAYLGHVIGNGVIKPQVSKIQAIESCPLPQTRKQLRSFLGMAGFYRRFIPRFSTRAALLTDLIGIKCPNQINWTEEAIAAFKDISQSLSSEPVLYSPDFNEHFFLQTDASHRGLGAVLLQGLEGERHPVAYISRKLFPREVRYSTVEKEALAIKWALDSFRYYLLGREFTLETDHSALQWMEKMKDKNGRITRWYLALQPFRFVIKHIPGKNNVTADFLSRCTSESPEEGGCVMAAATQG; encoded by the exons ATGACTCTCTCAGCTATGACAAAGTTAAAGCTGCAATTTTGTCCAAGTATGATGTTAACCCGGAGACCTACAGGCAGCGATTCCGTTCACTGGAAGTCAGGCTTGATGAGAACCCTAAGGAGTTGTATGCTCGACTTAAAGATCTGTACGGGAAATGGATTCAGCCAAAAG GTTTGGATTCGAGAGCACAATCCGTCTTCTGCAGCGAAGGCAGCTGAGCTGGCAGAAGTGTTTGTAGCTGCCAGGAGGAAAGGGCAACCTTGGACCtgtaatgcaaataaaatgccAAAGGAAGGCCCCAAATCAGCCCAGATGTATCATCAAAGGCCATTGTCAGCAGAAAAAACTCCTGTGGGTGAGAACCAGTTTGCTGGCAGACcattaaaaaattcaaaaaagaTTGTTTGTTACCTCTGTGGGTTAGAGGGCCACACAAAGCCAATGTGCCCAAAAACCTCAGCTAAGATGGTTCAAATGTGTTTCATGCCACGTTCACATGCTGAACATGGGCTCCAGTGTGACCAGActgttaaaatgataaaaattgaAGCTAATGGAACAACTTTAAGAGCTTTGCTTGATTCTGGCAGTTCTCGTACACTGATACACAGAGATTTTGTGCCCCCCAATATTGTCCGTGTCAGTGATACCATCCCCATTTGTTGTGTGCACGGAGATGAGAAGATGTACTCAACAGCTGACATGTACATTAAAGTGAATGGACAGACTTACCTTTTAAATGTTGGGGTGGTTGATAACCTGCCTTATTCAGCTATTCTGGGACGAGATTTTCCAgtgctttttgatttgttggAGTCAGACCAGAATCATCAATGCAATGTGGCTGTTACTAGAGCCCAAGCTCAAAAATCTAGTGAAACCTCAGAAGTTTTCAGTGCCTTGCCATTTTTTGATGAGGAATGGGAAGTTGCACTTGTGAAGCCTCGGAAAAGTcgcagacagaggagacaggAGAAGTTCCAGCATACTATAGTACACCCAGAAATGCATACTGACCCAGACTTGCCTTTGGGACTTCAAATTCCTGGCAATATAATAGAGTTGCAAAAAACTGATCCTAGTTTAGCTTCCTGTTTTCAGCGAGCAATAGACAAGGACCAAGTAGAGGAGGCAGGCATTAACAAAAGTGACTATGTCTTGCAAAATGGCATACTTTACCATCAGATGGGCTCACTTCTGAAGCTAGTGGTCCCCCAAGAGGTTAGAGAAACTGTGCTTAATTTGGGACACTCTATTCCCTGGTCTGGCCACCTTGGTAAGCACAAAACCACAGCTCGtattaaacaacattttttctgGCCTGGCCTCCATAGAGATGTAGCCTACTTCTGTAAGAGCTGTCCTCAGTGCCAGATGACATCCTCCAAAGTCCCTTCCAAAGCTCCACTCCAACCACTGCCTATTATTGGTACCCCATTTGAGCGCCTCGGAATGGATATTGTTGGACCTGTTGAGAAGAGTAAGTCAGGGAATCGCTATATGCTTGTAATCACTGATTACGCAACTAAATATCCAGAGGTCTTCCCACTGAAATCCatcaaggcaaaatcagtagctTTCTGCCTTGTACAGCTCTTCGCAAGAGTAGGGTTCCCACAGGAAATACTGACTGATCAGGGGAGTAACTTTATGTCCAACTTACTAAAACAGGTGTACAAGCTGCTGGGCATTAGAAGCCTGAGGACCACCCCATACCATCCTCAGACTGATGGGCTAACAGAACGGTTCAATCAGACTCTGAAGCAGATGCTCCGGAAGGTGGTAGATAAGAATGGTGCTGATTGGGATCAGTGGCTTCCTTATCTTCTCTTTGCCTACAGGGAAGTGCCACAAGCCTCCACTGGTTTCTCTCCGTTCGAACTTTTGTATGGGTATGAGGTACAAGGACCTCTAGCCCTCCTAAGAAACATCTGGGAGGGAGGCAAGGAAAAGATGGACTCTGTTAACATTGTTTCCTATGTTGTGCAGATGAGGGAGCGACTGCAGAAAATGAGTGAGCTTGCTCAGtcaaatatgaccaaaatccagcagaagcagaagtTTTGGTATGACCGAGCAGCTCGTCAGAGGTCTTTTAGTCCTGGACAAAAGGTGTTGGTGCTCCTCCCCACTGACAACAACAAGCTATTGGCTAAGTGGCAAGGGCCCTTTGAGGTTCAGAAGAAATTGGGGTCCACTACTTACCAAGTGTTCATCCCTGGAAAGCCACGCTCCAGCAGGGTTCTGCACATAAATCTATTGAAGGAATGGGCGCAGCGCCCTGAAAAGACAGCAGAGGTGATGCTCATAAGGGGTGTgccagaggaagaagaggttgGTGAGCAATACTTGCCTTCTGCTGATGTGGTAGATTTTGACCTTAGTCATCTGCCAGATGATAAACAGCTTCAGGTGAGAGCTGCATGCAACTCTGAGGTGCTTCAAGTGAATCCTGGCCGAACAGATATTGTTGAGCATGACATTGTCATTAAAGAGGGCGTCGCAGTAAAGCGTTTGAGCTACAGGATCCCTGAACGTCTGCTAATATCCCTGAAGAAGGAAATCGACCTCATGTTGTCCTTGGGGATCATTGAGCCATCAAAGAGTGAGTGGTGTAATCCAGTGGTCCTGGTGCCAAAGAAGGATGAAAGCATGAGGTTCTGTATAGACTTCAGGTACCTAAACTCAATATCACTGTTTGATTCATACCCCACACCACGCATTGATGATTTGCTGGAACGGCTGGGGAAGGCAAAGTACTTGACCACACTTGACCTGTGCAAGGGATATTGGCAGGTGCCACTAACGGAGCGATCAAAGAAGTTGACTGCCTTTCGAACACCTTGGGGTCTCTTCCAATTTACAGTGATGCCATTCGGGCTGCATGGGGCTCCAGCAACCTTTCAGAGATTAATGGACCAAGTACTATGTGGTTTCTCAGATTTTGCATCTGCATATCTTGATGATATTGTCATCTACAGCACCACATGGGAGGAACACTTGGAACATCTGCATGCTGTCTTCGACCGTCTTGGCACTGCTGGGTTGACGGTGAACCCCTCTAAGTGTGTTTTTGCCTCTGCTGAGACTGCGTACCTGGGCCATGTGATCGGGAATGGGGTGATCAAGCCTCAGGTCAGTAAGATCCAAGCCATTGAGTCTTGTCCTCTCCCACAGACAAGGAAGCAATTAAGATCCTTTTTGGGCATGGCAGGCTTTTATCGTCGGTTCATACCACGATTCTCCACCAGGGCAGCTCTGCTAACGGACTTGATAGGCATCAAGTGTCCTAATCAGATTAACTGGACAGAGGAGGCTATAGCAGCTTTCAAGGACATCAGTCAATCACTGAGTAGCGAACCAGTTTTGTACAGTCCAGACTTTAATGAGCACTTTTTCCTTCAAACGGATGCATCTCATAGGGGTCTGGGAGCAGTGCTACTTCAAGGTTTGGAAGGAGAACGTCATCCTGTTGCTTATATCAGCCGAAAGCTGTTCCCGAGAGAGGTTCGATATTCAACAGTGGAAAAGGAGGCCCTTGCAATCAAGTGGGCCCTTGATTCCTTCAGGTACTACCTTCTTGGAAGAGAATTCACCCTGGAGACGGATCACAGTGCACTTCAGTGGATGGAAAAGATGAAAGATAAGAACGGAAGGATCACAAGATGGTACCTTGCTCTGCAACCTTTCCGGTTTGTCATCAAGCACATTCCTGGGAAGAACAACGTTACCGCCGACTTCCTCTCTCGCTGTACCAGCGAGAGTCCTGAAGAGGGGGGGTGTGTGATGGCAGCAGCCACACAGGGGTAA
- the LOC113027260 gene encoding olfactomedin-4-like, whose translation MKLYVIISLWALLTFTHQAPPREKCACELNNSEKAFPHEKLRIVETNVSDCNSNITPRKTVELESLLLGLERRLTQLNKDVQILEKEDDGELYGVLSLYVIENEMTEIKQLIDKLNSTTQQHQILTANATEQLDNLKAEMQELERFDTMQVIKGQQVNSALKADLFKCNKKINTTVTPTEPPQGTCPRSRLLNVTGPRVYTAGEYPGSYAYGAWGRDPRPEEGKESWYWLVMLTSSNIYAHYVRLYSSLSSLIIGVSVPGNIQIHSSNPTTNTIQGPNNVLYGGALYYNCYNQDYVCRFNLTTKSVTTLQLPKGTRYNSKGNFCHLEECYPYTDLDLATDESGVWVVYTTTQDFGNLVLSKLEEGETPVLGKTWRTSIYKRAVTNTFMACGVLYATRYINREVEEIFYSFNTVTGQEKFNIGIFMNKMSTNIQSLNYSPVDQILHAYCDSNMVSYKALFG comes from the exons ATGAAGCTGTACGtgatcatttcactgtgggctCTGCTCACATTCACCCATCAG GCTCCTCCACGAGAAAAGTGTGCATGCGAGCTGAATAACTCAGAGAAGGCATTCCCTCATGAAAAACTCAGGATAGTTGAAACCAACGTATCAGACTGCAACAGCAACATCACCCCACGGAAG aCTGTGGAGCTGGAGAGTCTGCTGCTGGGGTTGGAGCGTCGTCTTACCCAGCTGAACAAAGATGTGCAGATCCTGGAGAAGGAGGATGACGGAGAGCTGTATGGAGTTCTCAGCTTGTATGTTATAGAGAATGAAATGACTGAGATCAAGCAGCTGATTGACAAGCTCAACAGCACCACCCAGCAACACCAGATCCTCACTGCTAACGCCACTGAACAG CTGGATAACCTGAAAGCAGAGATGCAAGAGCTGGAGAGGTTTGACACCATGCAGGTGATAAAGGGACAGCAAGTCAACTCTGCTCTGAAGGCAGATCTATTCAAGTGCAACAAAAAAATTAACACTACCGTCACACCAACCGAGCCCCCACAGG GTACCTGTCCACGCAGCCGGCTTCTTAATGTCACTGGACCAAGGGTCTACACAGCAGGAGAATATCCTGGCTCGTACGCTTACGGAGCCTGGGGTCGTGATCCCAGACCAGAGGAAGGCAAAGAAAGCTGGTACTGGCTGGTCATGTTGACTTCCAGTAATATATATGCCCACTATGTTCGTCTTTACAGCAGTCTGAGTTCTCTCATCATTGGAGTGAGCGTCCCAG gtaACATCCAGATCCACTCCTCAAACCCAACTACCAACACTATCCAGGGTCCAAATAATGTTCTGTATGGAGGGGCTTTGTACTACAACTGTTACAACCAAGATTATGTTTGTCGATTCAATCTCACCACTAAAAGTGTCACAACCTTACAACTACCAAAAGGCACCAG GTACAACTCAAAAGGTAACTTCTGCCATCTTGAGGAATGCTACCCATACACTGACCTGGACCTGGCAACAGATGAGTCTGGTGTCTGGGTGGTCTACACCACCACTCAGGACTTTGGCAATTTGGTTCTCTCCAAGCTAGAGGAGGGTGAAACACCGGTGCTTGGAAAGACCTGGCGCACTTCAATCTACAAGCGGGCAGTGACCAACACCTTCATGGCGTGTGGCGTTCTCTATGCAACACGTTACATTAACAGGGAGGTCGAGGAGATCTTTTACTCATTCAACACCGTGACGGGACAGGAGAAGTTCAACATTGGCATCTTCATGAACAAGATGTCTACCAACATTCAAAGCCTAAATTACAGCCCTGTGGACCAGATTCTGCATGCTTACTGTGACTCCAACATGGTTTCCTACAAGGCGTTGTTTGGGTAA
- the LOC113027254 gene encoding olfactomedin-4-like, which yields MLLLQSDTKFSLWSNMRLYVIIPLCALLTVTKQSVELKSLLQGLEQRLTQLSKDVLILEKEDDRGLYGILSLYLIENEMNEIKQLIDKLNSTTQEHQILTASATRQLEIMKTEMKALEKFDTMQVIKGRQTIEVLRTDLDSCKKEVKALTQLPQLPQGTCPRSRLVSVTGPVFYTEGEYPGLYSYGAWGCDPKPEKGKENWYWLVMMTSNNRYSNYIRFYSSLNSLIRGVSAPGNVYIHTSNPTTNTIQGPNNVLYGGALYYNCYNRDAVCHFNLTTKHVTTLELHQGTRYNSKANFCHLEECYPYTDLDLATDESGVWVVFTTSLDFGNMILSKVEGGEPPALGKTWQTSVYKQAVTNTFMACGVLYATRYVNQELEEIFYSFNTVTGKERFNLGIFISKISPNIQALNYSPVDQTLHVYSDSNMVYYKVIFE from the exons ATGTTGCTGCTTCAGTCAGACACAAAATTTTCTCTCTGGTCCAACATGAGGCTGTATGTGATCATTCCACTGTGTGCTCTGCTCACCGTCACCAAGCAG TCTGTGGAGCTGAAGAGTCTACTGCAGGGGTTGGAGCAACGTCTTACCCAGCTGAGCAAAGATGTGCTGATCCTGGAAAAAGAGGATGACAGAGGGCTGTATGGCATTCTCAGCCTGTATCTTATagagaatgaaatgaatgagaTCAAGCAGCTGATTGACAAGCTCAACAGCACCACCCAGGAACACCAGATCCTCACTGCTAGCGCCACTCGCCAG ctggagatcatgaaaacagaaatgaaagcgCTGGAGAAGTTCGACACCATGCAGGTGATAAAGGGACGACAAACCATCGAGGTTCTGAGGACAGACCTGGACAGTTGCAAAAAGGAAGTGAAGGCACTCACCCAGCTTCCACAGCTTCCACAGG GTACTTGTCCTCGCAGCCGGCTTGTTAGTGTTACCGGGCCAGTGTTCTACACAGAAGGAGAGTATCCTGGCTTGTATTCTTATGGAGCCTGGGGCTGTGATCCCAAACCAGAGAAAGGGAAAGAGAACTGGTATTGGTTGGTGATGATGACTTCCAACAACAGATACTCCAACTACATTCGTTTTTACTccagcctgaactctctcatTAGGGGGGTGAGTGCCCCAG GAAATGTCTACATCCACACCTCTAACCCAACTACCAACACCATCCAGGGTCCAAATAATGTTCTGTATGGAGGGGCTTTGTATTACAACTGTTACAACCGAGATGCTGTTTGTCATTTCAACCTCACCACCAAACACGTTACTACCTTAGAACTACACCAAGGCACTAG ATATAACTCAAAGGCTAACTTCTGCCACCTTGAGGAGTGTTACCCATACACTGATCTGGATCTTGCAACAGATGAATCTGGTGTCTGGGTGGTCTTCACCACCTCCCTGGACTTTGGCAACATGATCCTGTCCAAGGTGGAGGGGGGTGAACCACCTGCACTTGGAAAGACCTGGCAAACGTCAGTGTACAAGCAGGCGGTGACCAACACCTTCATGGCCTGCGGTGTTCTCTACGCCACACGTTACGTCAACCAAGAGCTCGAGGAGATCTTTTACTCCTTCAATACCGTGACGGGGAAGGAGCGGTTCAACCTAGGCATCTTCATCAGCAAGATTTCTCCCAACATTCAAGCCCTGAACTACAGCCCTGTGGACCAGACACTACATGTCTACTCTGACTCCAACATGGTTTACTATAAAgtgatttttgagtaa